One region of Parambassis ranga chromosome 12, fParRan2.1, whole genome shotgun sequence genomic DNA includes:
- the st6galnac4 gene encoding alpha-N-acetyl-neuraminyl-2,3-beta-galactosyl-1,3-N-acetyl-galactosaminide alpha-2,6-sialyltransferase, whose protein sequence is MYTLWFCFELSGWGNECRPVEQGCPRGLDMNNLMLRWLCLLSLSLPLLFWFAHVLTRDSSPASQSHKLRGYTRISPGRMGQLLDMHCSHCALVSSSGQMIGAGAGEEIDKIGCVIRMNNAPTLGYEKDVGGRTTVRVVSHTSVPLLVKNERYFFQQSADTTYVFWGPERNMRQDGKGLVFNILLRMARKYPRTKIYVVTREKIQYCDGVFQNETGKNRMKTGAFLSTGFFTMILAIDMCDTIHVYGMIDNNYCSQTNHSAVPYHYYEQKRIDECRMYKVHERAQRGGHRFITEKAIYAKWATRHKMEFKHPSWSL, encoded by the exons ATGTACACTCTGTGGTTCTGCTTCGAGTTAAGCGGCTGGGGAAATGAGTGTCGTCCTGTGGAGCAGGGCTGTCCCAGAGGCCTTGATATGAACAATCTG ATGTTACGCTGGCTCTGCCTGCTCAGCCTGAGCCTTCCTCTGTTGTTTTGGTTTGCACATGTGCTCACACGGGACTCATCCCCTGCCTCACAGAGCCACAAGCTCAGGGGCTACACTAGGATCAGCCCCGGCAGGATGGGCCAG TTATTGGATATGCACTGCAGCCACTGTGCCTTGGTCTCCAGCTCGGGCCAGATGATAGGAGCAGGTGCTGGAGAGGAGATCGACAAAATAGGATGTGTGATCCGGATGAACAATGCACCCACACTAGGATATGAAAAGGACGTCGGCGGCCGCACCACTGTTCGGGTTGTGTCTCACACCAGTGTCCCCCTGTTGGTGAAGAATGAGCGGTATTTCTTTCAACAGTCAGCAGACACCACATATGTGTTCTGGGGCCCCGAAAGGAACATGAGGCAAGACGGGAAAGGACTCGTCTTCAACATCCTCTTGAGAATGGCGAGGAAGTATCCACGCACCAAAATATATGTTGTGACCAGAGAAAAGATTCAGTACTGTGACGGCGTGTTTCAGAATGAAACTGGGAAGAACAG AATGAAAACAGGGGCGTTTCTCAGCACTGGATTCTTCACAATGATCCTGGCTATAGATATGTGTGACACCATCCATGTTTATGGAATGATTGACAATAACTACTGCAG TCAAACCAATCACAGTGCTGTTCCTTACCATTACTACGAGCAAAAACGGATCGACGAGTGCAGGATGTACAAGGTCCACGAACGCGCACAGCGTGGTGGCCATCGCTTCATCACTGAGAAGGCCATCTATGCCAAATGGGCAACGCGTCACAAGATGGAGTTTAAACACCCGTCTTGGAGCCTCTGA